The following are encoded together in the Streptomyces sp. NBC_01465 genome:
- a CDS encoding cystathionine gamma-synthase, with amino-acid sequence MSDQHSAHQSFETLAIHAGNTADPLTGAVVPPIYQVSTYKQDGVGGLRGGYEYSRSANPTRTALEENLAALEGGRRGLAFASGLAAEDCLLRTLLSPGDHVVIPNDAYGGTFRLFAKVVSRWGVEWSVADTSVPAAVQAAITPRTKVIWVETPSNPLLGITDIAAVAEVARTAGAKLVVDNTFASPYLQQPLALGADVVVHSLTKYMGGHSDVVGGALITADQELGEELAYHQNAMGAIAGPFDSWIVLRGIKTLAVRMDRHSENAGRVAEMLTAHPKVTKVLYPGLPDHPGHETAAKQMRAFGGMVSFQVAGGEEAAVEVCNRAQLFTLGESLGGVESLIEHPGRMTHASVAGSALEVPSDLVRLSVGIESGDDLLADLKQALG; translated from the coding sequence ATGAGCGACCAGCACAGTGCGCACCAGAGTTTCGAGACTCTCGCCATTCACGCCGGGAACACCGCCGACCCCCTCACGGGCGCGGTCGTCCCGCCGATCTACCAGGTCTCCACGTACAAGCAGGACGGCGTCGGCGGACTGCGCGGCGGCTACGAGTACAGCCGCAGCGCCAACCCCACCCGCACCGCCCTGGAGGAGAACCTCGCGGCCCTGGAAGGCGGCCGCCGCGGTCTCGCCTTCGCCTCGGGACTGGCCGCCGAGGACTGCCTGCTGCGTACGCTGCTCAGCCCCGGTGACCATGTCGTCATCCCCAACGACGCGTACGGCGGCACCTTCCGCCTCTTCGCCAAGGTCGTCTCGCGCTGGGGCGTGGAGTGGTCGGTCGCCGACACCTCTGTCCCGGCAGCAGTACAGGCCGCGATCACCCCCCGTACGAAGGTCATCTGGGTCGAGACGCCCTCCAACCCGCTGCTCGGCATCACCGACATCGCGGCGGTCGCCGAGGTGGCGCGCACGGCCGGCGCGAAGCTGGTCGTCGACAACACGTTCGCGAGCCCCTACCTGCAGCAGCCCCTCGCGCTGGGCGCGGACGTGGTCGTGCACTCGCTGACCAAGTACATGGGCGGCCACTCTGACGTCGTGGGCGGCGCGCTGATCACCGCCGACCAGGAGCTGGGCGAGGAACTGGCGTACCACCAGAACGCGATGGGCGCGATCGCCGGCCCCTTCGACTCGTGGATCGTGCTGCGCGGCATCAAGACGCTGGCCGTACGGATGGACCGCCACAGCGAGAACGCGGGCCGGGTCGCGGAGATGCTCACCGCCCACCCCAAGGTCACCAAGGTCCTCTACCCGGGCCTGCCCGACCACCCCGGCCACGAGACCGCGGCCAAGCAGATGCGGGCCTTCGGCGGCATGGTGTCGTTCCAGGTCGCGGGCGGCGAGGAGGCGGCGGTCGAGGTCTGCAACCGCGCACAGCTCTTCACGCTGGGCGAGTCGCTGGGCGGCGTGGAGTCGCTGATCGAGCACCCGGGCCGGATGACGCACGCGAGCGTGGCGGGGTCGGCGCTGGAGGTGCCGTCGGATCTCGTACGACTGTCGGTGGGCATCGAGTCCGGCGATGACCTGCTCGCCGATCTCAAGCAGGCGCTGGGCTAG
- the msrA gene encoding peptide-methionine (S)-S-oxide reductase MsrA, translating into MAAQTQRAVLAGGCFWGMEDLIRRLPGVTGTRVGYTGGDVPNATYRNHGTHAEAIEILFDPTGTDYRALLEFFFQIHDPSTKNRQGNDIGLSYRSAIYYADDEQKRIAEDTIADVDASGLWPGKVVTEVEPVGPFWEAEPEHQDYLERYPEGYTCHFARPGWRLPARAEG; encoded by the coding sequence ATGGCTGCGCAGACACAGAGGGCCGTACTCGCGGGCGGATGCTTCTGGGGCATGGAAGACCTGATCCGCCGGCTCCCCGGAGTGACGGGAACGCGGGTCGGCTACACGGGCGGCGACGTCCCGAACGCGACGTACCGCAACCACGGCACGCACGCGGAGGCCATCGAGATCCTCTTCGACCCGACGGGGACGGACTACCGCGCGCTCCTTGAGTTCTTCTTCCAGATCCACGACCCGAGCACGAAGAACCGCCAGGGCAACGACATCGGCCTGAGCTACCGCTCGGCGATCTACTACGCGGACGACGAGCAGAAGCGGATCGCGGAGGACACGATCGCGGACGTGGACGCGTCCGGGCTCTGGCCGGGGAAGGTCGTCACGGAGGTGGAGCCGGTGGGCCCGTTCTGGGAGGCGGAACCGGAGCACCAGGACTACCTGGAGCGCTACCCGGAGGGGTACACCTGCCACTTCGCGCGGCCGGGGTGGCGGCTGCCGGCGCGCGCGGAGGGCTGA
- a CDS encoding SDR family oxidoreductase, translated as MAALEGKTAVVTGGSRGIGRAIVLRLARDGAAVVFNYARSKDAADEVVRKAEAAGGTVIALQLDLAEPGAAEALMEAADQQLGGLDILVNNAAAAIEIAPLADTEEADFDRTMTVNAKSVFLTMRYAARHLRDGGRIVNISTLNTVRPAPGAASYMASKGAVEQLTLAASRELGARGITANTVSPGATDTDLLRNANPPEALERVAGMTPLGRLGTPEDVADVVAFLAGSDGRWMTGQNLRATGGIL; from the coding sequence ATGGCGGCACTCGAAGGCAAGACCGCGGTTGTGACCGGGGGTTCGCGCGGCATCGGGCGGGCCATCGTGCTGCGGCTCGCGCGCGACGGGGCCGCGGTCGTCTTCAACTATGCGCGGAGCAAGGACGCGGCGGACGAGGTCGTACGGAAAGCGGAGGCGGCCGGCGGGACCGTCATCGCGCTCCAGCTCGACCTGGCCGAACCCGGCGCCGCCGAAGCCCTCATGGAGGCCGCCGACCAGCAGCTCGGCGGGCTCGACATCCTCGTCAACAACGCGGCCGCCGCCATCGAGATCGCTCCCCTCGCCGACACCGAGGAGGCGGACTTCGACCGTACGATGACGGTGAACGCCAAGTCCGTTTTCCTGACCATGCGTTACGCGGCCCGGCACCTCCGCGACGGCGGCCGCATCGTGAACATCTCCACCCTCAACACGGTCCGCCCCGCCCCCGGCGCCGCCTCGTACATGGCGAGCAAGGGCGCCGTGGAGCAGCTCACCCTGGCCGCCTCGCGCGAGCTGGGCGCACGCGGCATCACCGCCAACACGGTCTCCCCCGGCGCCACGGACACCGACCTCCTCCGCAACGCCAACCCTCCGGAGGCGCTGGAACGGGTCGCCGGCATGACGCCGCTGGGCCGCCTGGGCACCCCGGAGGACGTGGCGGACGTCGTCGCCTTCCTGGCGGGCTCGGACGGCCGCTGGATGACGGGCCAGAACCTGCGCGCCACCGGGGGC